The following proteins are encoded in a genomic region of Arachis ipaensis cultivar K30076 chromosome B02, Araip1.1, whole genome shotgun sequence:
- the LOC107627520 gene encoding uncharacterized protein LOC107627520, with protein MVKEEWRSLGDGQFTDKLKALTTPLSRWHRKNFGDMDTRITQCEEEIQKVDDMVSTGVADGTVEARRKVLVSYCKKWYIRKELHWKQMSRSRHAKEMDQNTRYFHNLASARRRSNRIDALMVNGRLVRNQARIKIAIRDFYKELYHQEASPNIGFRDGLVKQVNEEEAAVLELMPTADEIKDAVWDCESTKAPGSDGYNMNFIKKCWGNWEGSSLER; from the coding sequence ATGGTAAAGGAGGAATGGAGGAGTTTAGGAGATGGGCAGTTCACGGACAAGTTAAAGGCTTTGACGACTCCGCTGAGCAGATGGCATAGAAAGAATTTTGGGGATATGGACACAAGGATTACACAGTGTGAGGAAGAAATACAGAAAGTAGATGACATGGTGAGCACCGGAGTGGCAGATGGGACGGTGGAAGCAAGACGAAAGGTGCTGGTAAGCTACTGTAAGAAATGGTACATCAGAAAGGAGctacattggaagcagatgtcaagATCTCGGCATGCAAAGGAGATGGATCAAAACACTCGTTATTTCCACAATTTAGCCTCAGCTCGGAGAAGGTCCAATCGGATTGATGCCTTAATGGTTAATGGGAGATTGGTGAGGAATCAAGCCAGGATCAAGATTGCTATACGAGACTTCTATAAGGAGCTGTACCACCAAGAGGCATCGCCTAATATTGGATTTAGGGATGGGCTGGTAAAGCAAGTTAATGAGGAAGAGGCAGCTGTGTTAGAGTTGATGCCAACAGCTGACGAAATAAAGGATGCAGTGTGGGACTGTGAGTCAACAAAGGCACCAGGCAGCGATGGGTATAATATGAATTTTATAAAGAAGTGCTGGGGGAATTGGGAAGGGAGTTCACTGGAGCGGTGA